A genomic stretch from Borrelia hispanica CRI includes:
- the trhA gene encoding PAQR family membrane homeostasis protein TrhA, whose product MSKKNQNVSPYNGIIPKNELFSSISHLFGMILSIIGTTILITLSINLKKYLHAVLFLIYGSSMTLLYTMSTLYHIFTKGSKIKQLFRKFDHISIFILIAGTYTPPCLILMPNIYGKIILTTVWGFAILGIIFKSIYTNSPGWINGCIFIIMGWSIIFGIKLIYNILPTQGFLWLAIGGILYTIGGIVYSTSKNLNPISNMRMHDFFHILILLASFAHYWFMFQYVLPY is encoded by the coding sequence ATGTCTAAAAAAAATCAAAACGTATCACCATATAATGGTATAATACCTAAAAATGAATTATTCAGTTCAATATCTCACTTATTTGGCATGATCCTATCAATTATAGGGACAACTATTCTTATCACCCTATCAATCAATCTAAAAAAATATCTTCATGCAGTATTATTTTTAATCTATGGTTCATCAATGACATTATTATACACAATGAGCACCTTATATCATATATTTACAAAGGGAAGCAAAATAAAACAACTATTTAGAAAATTTGATCATATATCAATATTTATACTGATAGCAGGAACATATACTCCACCATGTCTAATTCTTATGCCTAATATTTATGGTAAAATAATTCTTACAACCGTTTGGGGATTTGCTATTTTAGGAATCATTTTTAAATCAATATACACAAATAGTCCTGGATGGATTAACGGATGTATATTTATCATTATGGGATGGAGTATTATATTTGGAATCAAACTCATCTACAACATACTCCCTACACAAGGATTTTTATGGCTAGCTATTGGGGGCATCCTTTATACAATAGGAGGAATAGTATATTCAACAAGCAAAAATCTAAACCCAATATCAAATATGAGAATGCATGACTTCTTTCATATATTGATACTACTTGCATCATTTGCACATTATTGGTTTATGTTTCAATATGTACTTCCTTATTAA
- the rseP gene encoding RIP metalloprotease RseP yields the protein MYIFFSILAFTFIIFIHELGHLFFARLFKVKVEVFSIGIGPSLFKIKIKDTEYRFSPIFLGGYCKLKGSEHLEHELRLNKQLEADKDSIFGISHFKRILIYFAGPLFNLIFALIVFIAIEMIGIVYPDYSSKIIVINKSALSKFRDGDVILSVDNTNIKYYSDLKRVLPLKNSRVTFTVLRDGENISFEDNTNLDKFLEEINPWIDLVVAKVKINSSAEVAGLQPNDRIVSINDVSISNNRDLDNLISKLDVNVVDIKYERDGEILTSKLVFQDINKNLGIYLLPGSKRLVRADNLVIAFTNSFNKVLDILGRILYSIVELFTNFRSNAKNITGPVGMINIFAGSFSFGILYWLDTLAIFNLLIAGMNLFFVVIPMLDGGQILISCIELLRGKRFKAKIIYYFYLFGILMMLILFVLGLLNDLSNL from the coding sequence ATGTATATTTTTTTTAGTATTTTAGCTTTCACTTTTATAATATTCATTCATGAGTTGGGGCATTTATTTTTTGCAAGACTTTTTAAAGTTAAGGTTGAAGTTTTTTCTATAGGAATAGGACCCAGTCTTTTTAAAATCAAAATAAAGGATACTGAGTATAGATTTTCTCCTATTTTTTTAGGGGGATATTGTAAACTTAAAGGGTCTGAACATCTTGAACATGAACTTAGGTTAAATAAACAACTTGAAGCAGATAAAGATTCTATTTTTGGTATTTCTCATTTTAAAAGGATATTGATATATTTTGCAGGGCCTCTTTTTAATTTGATTTTTGCATTAATTGTTTTTATTGCAATTGAAATGATAGGAATTGTTTATCCTGATTATTCTAGTAAGATAATCGTTATTAATAAGAGTGCATTAAGTAAATTTAGAGATGGTGATGTTATATTGAGCGTTGATAATACTAATATAAAATATTATTCTGATTTAAAGAGAGTTCTTCCTTTAAAAAATTCTAGAGTGACCTTTACTGTTTTAAGAGATGGTGAGAATATTAGTTTTGAGGATAACACAAATTTAGATAAGTTCTTAGAAGAAATTAATCCTTGGATAGATCTTGTTGTTGCTAAAGTTAAAATTAATTCTTCAGCCGAAGTTGCTGGTCTTCAGCCGAATGATAGAATAGTAAGCATTAATGATGTGTCTATAAGTAATAATAGGGATTTAGACAATTTAATTTCTAAACTTGATGTTAATGTGGTAGATATTAAATATGAAAGAGATGGAGAAATTTTGACTTCAAAATTGGTATTTCAGGATATTAATAAAAATTTAGGAATTTATTTATTGCCTGGTTCGAAACGATTGGTGAGAGCAGATAATTTGGTAATTGCTTTTACAAATTCGTTTAATAAAGTTTTAGATATTTTGGGTCGCATTTTATATTCTATTGTTGAGTTGTTTACTAATTTTAGAAGTAATGCTAAGAATATCACAGGTCCTGTTGGAATGATTAATATTTTTGCTGGTTCTTTTTCTTTTGGAATATTGTATTGGCTTGATACTCTTGCTATTTTTAATTTACTTATTGCTGGTATGAATTTATTTTTTGTTGTAATTCCAATGCTTGATGGTGGTCAAATTTTGATTAGTTGTATTGAACTTTTGCGTGGAAAGAGATTTAAAGCAAAGATTATTTACTATTTTTATCTTTTTGGTATTTTGATGATGCTGATTCTTTTTGTATTAGGGCTTTTAAATGATTTGAGTAATCTTTAA
- the tsf gene encoding translation elongation factor Ts gives MSISPQEVKRLRDATGAGFGDCKKALSIAGGDFELAKKKLKEMGIVSADKRSGRDAKEGRVFSYVNTERVGLLLIACETDFVAMNSDFVAFGNSLIKQLVESGRDVLDEHQELEIKNLAATIKENIYVSKIYISNIASNELVKNYLHGDQSKIGVFVKFKIDDVLKMQDEKLNNFAMDLALHVAAFSPLYLSVNDICLNYIKEQEEIFMRQMESSGKPENVVKGIISGKLKKHLGEIALLEQGFVKDDKLTVKEKIEEISKLILSKIEVVEFKYLSVG, from the coding sequence ATGAGTATTAGTCCTCAAGAAGTAAAAAGACTCAGAGATGCAACTGGTGCTGGATTTGGTGATTGTAAAAAGGCATTAAGTATTGCTGGTGGTGATTTTGAATTAGCTAAAAAAAAGCTTAAGGAGATGGGTATTGTATCTGCTGATAAGAGAAGTGGTAGAGATGCTAAGGAAGGTCGAGTTTTTTCTTATGTTAATACAGAAAGAGTGGGTCTTTTACTTATTGCATGCGAGACAGATTTTGTTGCTATGAATAGTGATTTTGTGGCTTTTGGAAATTCTTTGATAAAACAATTAGTCGAGAGTGGTAGAGATGTTCTTGATGAGCATCAAGAACTTGAAATTAAAAATTTGGCAGCCACAATTAAAGAAAATATTTATGTAAGTAAAATCTATATTTCTAATATTGCATCTAATGAGCTTGTGAAAAATTATCTTCATGGAGATCAGTCTAAGATAGGTGTATTTGTTAAATTTAAAATAGATGATGTTTTAAAAATGCAAGATGAAAAATTAAATAATTTTGCAATGGATTTAGCTTTGCATGTGGCAGCTTTTTCTCCTCTTTATTTAAGTGTTAATGATATTTGTCTTAATTATATTAAAGAACAGGAAGAAATTTTTATGAGACAAATGGAATCTAGTGGAAAACCTGAGAATGTAGTTAAAGGGATAATATCGGGAAAACTTAAAAAACATTTAGGAGAAATTGCCCTCTTAGAACAAGGGTTTGTAAAGGATGATAAACTTACTGTTAAAGAAAAAATAGAAGAGATTTCTAAGTTGATTTTAAGTAAAATAGAGGTGGTGGAATTTAAGTACTTAAGTGTTGGATAA
- a CDS encoding phosphatidate cytidylyltransferase has product MREIWSALRIGREILGDKGLFSIKSKKLTFVARLGTFLFFVPLVLLLIFLEFKSYLLINILIFMFSGIAAKEVNDLLKFKSASVSSTLSFFLGIFPPILTYVHFNILDLGINIVFYLVITLVFSNWIVNLVFIKENEIVNFLSQATSIIFILIYPGILMSFIVAITTLPKAPILLLILFSMVSGNDTFAYLFGYFFGKNSYKPTIISPNKTIMGFFGGILFSVIVVLIVVSLGLINLTYGEAMIFGVLIGFFTIIGDLFESGLKRSAGVKDSGKIIPGRGGALDSIDSYLLTGPIFYLYLS; this is encoded by the coding sequence ATGAGAGAGATTTGGAGTGCTTTAAGAATAGGAAGAGAAATTTTGGGAGATAAAGGTTTATTTAGTATTAAGTCTAAAAAGTTGACATTTGTTGCTCGACTTGGAACATTTTTATTTTTTGTTCCTTTGGTTTTGCTTTTAATATTTTTAGAGTTTAAGAGTTATTTGTTGATTAATATTTTAATTTTTATGTTTAGTGGAATTGCTGCAAAAGAAGTTAATGATTTACTTAAATTTAAGTCTGCTTCTGTTTCTAGTACTTTGTCTTTCTTTTTAGGGATATTCCCTCCAATTTTGACATATGTGCATTTTAATATTTTAGATTTAGGCATTAATATAGTATTTTATTTAGTTATAACTTTGGTTTTTAGTAACTGGATTGTCAATTTGGTTTTTATTAAAGAGAATGAAATTGTTAATTTTTTATCACAAGCAACTTCTATAATTTTTATACTCATATATCCAGGTATTTTGATGTCATTTATTGTTGCTATTACTACTTTGCCAAAAGCACCTATTCTTTTATTAATACTTTTTTCTATGGTTAGTGGTAATGATACTTTTGCCTATCTTTTTGGATATTTCTTTGGGAAAAATAGTTATAAGCCCACTATTATTAGTCCTAATAAAACTATAATGGGATTTTTTGGTGGTATACTATTTTCTGTCATTGTTGTACTTATTGTAGTAAGTTTAGGATTGATAAATTTAACTTATGGAGAAGCTATGATTTTTGGAGTTTTAATAGGATTTTTTACTATTATTGGTGATTTGTTTGAATCTGGACTTAAGCGTAGTGCAGGAGTTAAAGATTCTGGTAAAATTATTCCTGGTAGAGGTGGTGCTCTTGATTCAATTGATTCATATCTCTTAACAGGTCCTATATTTTATTTGTATTTATCGTAG
- the rpsF gene encoding 30S ribosomal protein S6, producing MIKKYEGCFLFRSEELEYKSALEEVKKQLVAFGAVDFVENSLGERALEYPVKKQLRGRYEIIEFKMTSDNLKELETQLKLIKNLLRCMILVKINRKISVKKVKRRNFREYRDNRDIKEKEQPSESNVAADLNVN from the coding sequence ATGATAAAGAAGTATGAAGGTTGTTTTTTATTTAGAAGTGAAGAGCTTGAATATAAATCTGCTTTGGAAGAAGTAAAAAAACAGCTAGTAGCTTTTGGTGCAGTTGATTTTGTTGAAAATTCTCTTGGAGAGAGAGCACTAGAATATCCTGTTAAAAAACAGTTACGTGGTAGGTATGAAATAATAGAATTTAAAATGACAAGTGATAATTTAAAAGAGCTTGAAACACAATTAAAGCTTATTAAAAATTTGCTTAGATGTATGATTTTGGTTAAAATTAACAGAAAAATTAGTGTTAAGAAAGTTAAAAGAAGAAATTTTAGAGAGTATAGAGATAATAGAGATATTAAAGAAAAAGAACAACCATCAGAGTCTAATGTTGCTGCTGATTTGAATGTAAATTGA
- the rplI gene encoding 50S ribosomal protein L9 produces the protein MKVILREDFINLGKEGDIVDVKDGFARNYLLPKGFAVFSNKHNIDIFSQKKRAILKRQETRRKMAVELKEKLDKVNLEFVMQSNDSGKLFHSINSSNIADELLKLGFEIERRKIDMHHGALKAFGTYNVTIKLYEGISSVITVEIKREEKKNLLKKSKSVEKEV, from the coding sequence ATGAAAGTTATTTTAAGAGAGGATTTTATTAATCTTGGCAAAGAAGGTGATATTGTTGATGTAAAGGATGGTTTTGCTAGAAATTATTTGTTGCCAAAAGGTTTTGCTGTTTTTTCAAATAAACATAATATTGATATTTTTTCTCAAAAAAAGAGAGCGATACTTAAAAGACAAGAAACAAGAAGAAAAATGGCAGTTGAGCTTAAAGAGAAACTTGATAAAGTGAATTTAGAGTTTGTAATGCAATCTAATGATAGTGGTAAATTATTTCATAGTATTAATAGTTCAAATATTGCTGATGAACTTTTGAAACTTGGATTTGAGATTGAGAGAAGAAAAATAGATATGCATCATGGTGCATTAAAAGCCTTTGGAACTTATAATGTTACTATTAAGCTTTATGAAGGAATTAGTTCTGTAATTACGGTTGAGATCAAAAGGGAAGAGAAAAAAAATCTTCTTAAAAAGTCTAAAAGTGTTGAAAAAGAAGTTTAA
- the uppS gene encoding polyprenyl diphosphate synthase, with amino-acid sequence MSSNSLPSHVGIIMDGNRRWALKKGLSFFEGHKEGLKRAKEIVKRSCELGIKCLSLYVFSTENWNRTNSEIEHLMFLITDYLSSEFKFYAENNIKVVISGDIETLSQKVKKSIEDATNYTKNFDGLILNLAINYGGRNEIVRATKKILEKGLSVETLNEVEFAKFLDNQELGDLDLLIRTGGDMRVSNFLLWRLAYCEFIFSNVLWPDYFVFHYERDLECFKNRKRNFGR; translated from the coding sequence ATGAGTAGTAATTCCCTTCCAAGTCATGTTGGGATCATTATGGATGGCAATAGAAGATGGGCATTAAAAAAAGGTTTGTCATTTTTTGAAGGACATAAAGAGGGTTTAAAGCGAGCTAAAGAAATAGTGAAACGTTCTTGTGAATTGGGTATAAAGTGTTTATCTCTTTATGTTTTTTCTACAGAAAATTGGAATAGAACAAATTCTGAAATAGAACATTTGATGTTTTTAATTACCGATTATTTAAGTTCTGAATTTAAATTTTATGCTGAAAACAATATAAAGGTAGTGATTTCAGGTGATATTGAGACTTTAAGTCAAAAAGTCAAAAAATCGATTGAAGATGCTACTAATTATACAAAGAATTTTGATGGGCTTATATTAAATTTGGCTATTAATTATGGTGGTAGAAATGAAATAGTTAGAGCTACTAAGAAAATTTTAGAAAAAGGGTTATCAGTTGAAACTTTAAATGAGGTTGAATTTGCTAAGTTTTTAGATAATCAAGAACTTGGTGATCTTGATCTCTTAATTCGAACAGGTGGAGATATGAGAGTAAGTAATTTTCTTTTATGGAGACTTGCTTATTGTGAATTTATTTTTTCAAATGTTTTATGGCCAGATTATTTTGTTTTTCATTATGAGAGAGATTTGGAGTGCTTTAAGAATAGGAAGAGAAATTTTGGGAGATAA
- the dnaB gene encoding replicative DNA helicase has protein sequence MAFTSISTASTLLFNEGAEKAVISSIFYNPGKVEEALLYLKPDDFYNQNHEMIFKAMISLYEKRENIDPITVFEEVSTITPKSQLLNNLKALTGLQDYLSFLSGYLPTDKTINIYAKIVKEHRIRRDIAKISRELNDLANDSTKKVEQFVEEAQRQVLSIELDCSNKNLNHAKVIAERVHAEIYERSVKKREVDFGIPSGFKKVDSLIGGFRESDFIIIGARPSVGKTAFALNIASSIALKGDKKRRVGFFSLEMTSDALIKRIIASQANIDGFKIQNSILSGHEIKAINDVVNDISNSEFYIEDTANISLLTLATQARKLKRFSGIDILFVDYISLISLESKNVPRHEQVASISKALKELARELKIPIVALSQLTRDTEGREPSLASLRESGALEQDADIVILLHRDKDLKSSSDDDYGIVNAIDTKVIVAKHRNGPTGRVDILFLPHVVKFVNKEHEMDYYL, from the coding sequence GTGGCTTTTACTTCGATAAGCACAGCCTCTACACTTCTTTTTAATGAAGGTGCAGAAAAGGCGGTTATTTCAAGTATATTCTATAATCCGGGGAAAGTAGAAGAGGCTTTATTATATTTAAAACCGGATGATTTTTATAATCAAAATCATGAAATGATTTTTAAAGCTATGATTTCTCTTTATGAGAAAAGAGAGAATATTGATCCGATAACTGTATTTGAGGAGGTGTCTACTATAACTCCTAAGTCACAACTCTTAAATAATTTGAAAGCTTTAACAGGTTTGCAAGATTATTTAAGTTTTCTCTCAGGTTATCTTCCAACTGATAAGACTATAAATATTTATGCAAAAATTGTTAAGGAACATCGTATTAGGAGAGATATTGCAAAAATTTCTAGAGAACTAAATGATTTGGCTAATGATTCTACAAAGAAAGTTGAACAATTTGTTGAAGAAGCACAAAGACAAGTTCTTTCAATTGAATTGGATTGTTCTAATAAAAATCTTAATCATGCAAAGGTAATTGCTGAAAGGGTTCATGCTGAAATATATGAGAGGAGTGTTAAGAAACGAGAAGTTGATTTTGGTATTCCAAGTGGTTTTAAAAAGGTAGATAGTCTTATTGGTGGATTTAGAGAGAGTGATTTTATCATTATTGGTGCTCGTCCTAGTGTTGGAAAGACAGCATTTGCATTAAATATTGCATCCAGTATAGCCTTAAAGGGTGATAAGAAACGAAGAGTAGGATTTTTTTCGCTTGAAATGACCTCTGATGCTTTAATTAAAAGAATAATAGCATCTCAGGCTAATATTGATGGTTTTAAAATTCAAAATAGTATTTTGTCAGGACATGAAATTAAGGCAATTAATGATGTTGTAAATGATATTAGTAATTCTGAATTTTATATTGAGGATACTGCAAATATCAGTTTGTTAACGCTTGCAACTCAGGCTAGAAAACTTAAGAGATTTTCAGGTATAGATATACTCTTTGTTGATTATATTAGTCTTATTTCTCTTGAAAGTAAAAATGTACCAAGGCATGAGCAGGTAGCCTCAATTAGTAAAGCTTTAAAAGAGCTTGCTAGAGAACTTAAAATACCAATTGTTGCTCTTTCACAGCTTACAAGGGATACTGAGGGGCGTGAGCCTAGTCTTGCTAGTTTAAGAGAATCAGGTGCATTAGAGCAAGATGCAGATATTGTTATTTTACTTCATAGAGATAAGGATTTAAAGAGCAGTTCTGATGATGATTATGGAATTGTAAATGCTATTGACACTAAAGTTATTGTTGCTAAACATAGAAATGGTCCTACGGGTAGAGTTGATATATTATTTTTGCCACATGTTGTTAAATTTGTTAATAAAGAACATGAAATGGACTATTATTTATAA
- the frr gene encoding ribosome recycling factor, with amino-acid sequence MEEYKALLDEKMGRVVLSLESEYKSLRTGRVNSALFDKVFVDYYGEKTPLTRVANISVPEARLIVIQPWDRSLLSKIEQAILNSDLSMNPSSDGSVLRIKVPVLTIERRKEIVKQAKKIAEDHKIATRNIRHELNNKAKKQEKDSQITEDDLRRILDDIQRDTNFYIKKIDEIFDLKAKEIMEV; translated from the coding sequence ATGGAGGAATATAAAGCTTTATTAGATGAAAAGATGGGAAGGGTTGTTTTATCTCTTGAGAGTGAATATAAGTCTTTAAGAACCGGTAGAGTAAATAGCGCTCTTTTTGATAAAGTATTTGTTGATTATTATGGAGAAAAAACTCCTTTAACTAGGGTTGCTAATATTAGTGTTCCTGAGGCAAGGCTTATTGTCATTCAGCCTTGGGATAGAAGTTTGTTATCTAAAATAGAACAGGCTATACTCAATTCAGATCTCTCAATGAATCCTTCAAGTGATGGATCAGTACTTAGGATTAAGGTGCCTGTATTGACTATCGAGAGACGGAAAGAAATAGTAAAACAAGCAAAGAAAATAGCTGAAGATCATAAAATTGCAACTAGAAATATAAGGCATGAATTAAATAATAAAGCAAAAAAGCAAGAAAAAGATTCTCAGATTACTGAGGATGATTTACGACGAATTTTAGATGATATTCAACGAGATACTAATTTTTATATAAAAAAAATAGATGAGATTTTTGATTTAAAAGCAAAAGAGATAATGGAAGTTTAA
- the ssb gene encoding single-stranded DNA-binding protein, with translation MADINSLVLSGRLTRDSELTYTDSGMAILKFALANNRRIKKLDEWIDYAQFFDCVIFAKRAESLSAFLKKGKQVVVSGSLKYESWQDKNTGDKKSKCSILVDEIQMFGASTAVAQGTSNVDFESYKKPDSFKTIDFDNGFNEDIPF, from the coding sequence ATGGCCGACATTAATTCCTTGGTATTGTCTGGTAGACTTACTAGGGATTCTGAACTTACTTATACTGATTCAGGTATGGCTATTCTTAAGTTTGCTTTGGCTAACAATAGAAGAATCAAAAAGCTTGATGAATGGATTGATTATGCTCAATTTTTTGATTGTGTCATTTTTGCTAAAAGAGCTGAAAGTCTTAGTGCTTTTCTTAAGAAGGGTAAACAAGTTGTAGTTAGTGGTTCGTTAAAGTATGAGAGTTGGCAAGATAAAAATACTGGGGATAAGAAAAGTAAGTGCAGTATTTTGGTAGATGAAATTCAGATGTTTGGAGCATCTACTGCTGTTGCTCAGGGAACAAGCAATGTTGATTTTGAAAGTTATAAGAAGCCAGATTCATTTAAAACTATTGATTTTGATAATGGTTTTAATGAGGATATACCTTTTTAG
- the rpsR gene encoding 30S ribosomal protein S18, whose product MYKDIDSHQRDSRTDGHQDGFKKNPNFRFFKKKTCKFCDMDRVPDYKEFDFLKKFITEQGKILPRRITGTSAKHQRRLALEIKKARYMALLPFVKK is encoded by the coding sequence ATGTATAAAGATATAGATTCTCATCAAAGAGATTCAAGAACCGATGGACATCAGGATGGTTTTAAAAAGAATCCTAATTTTAGATTTTTTAAGAAAAAAACATGTAAATTTTGTGATATGGATAGAGTTCCTGATTATAAAGAGTTTGATTTCCTTAAGAAATTTATTACAGAACAAGGAAAAATATTGCCTAGAAGAATTACAGGTACTTCTGCTAAACATCAGAGACGTCTTGCACTTGAAATTAAAAAGGCTAGATATATGGCTTTACTTCCTTTTGTAAAGAAATAA
- a CDS encoding PTS transporter subunit EIIC, producing MIGFFKILRFANLQKFSSAVRLPISVITIFSLMLGIGSAFLNPSNLFYVDNAVLKLILGLIRSASNIVILNIPLFFVVGITVGVARVQKGTAALLGLVGYLIFNVTENYFLGVFSGLAEPDLMSSVGQVKVLGIQTLNTGILGGLSVGLLVGYLHNRFCNIELPGPFDFFSGIRFVPIVIFPFSILLGVIFFLIWPYLNELITSFGFFIAKLDYYGSFFYGFLNRILIPLGLHSILTFPFNFTSLGGSEIINDQVIGGIQNIFYAQLSDPYLTRFSSSISRFNSGFYLSIMFGLPGAAFGVYRGIIHDDKRKILTLLFSGAFAAFFTGITEPLEFLFVFTAPLLYFVHAIYTGFALLIANIFDISVGMTFSAGFLDFVMFGVLQGHDKTNWLYLLPLGLLFFALYYFTFKWIYNYFDFQILGVGEPFFVGSEGEVEGMGIAHLVVQGLGGLDNIQEFDVVSTNLNFVVFSPELRFEDFLKKTGALNIVTIGNTIQIDYGTNVYYIKQAIENYSPKSLFKASVIVASDNVRQGIKAYIEMKEDDKREKQGSTGKLYKLNKDDKD from the coding sequence GTGATAGGTTTTTTTAAAATTCTTAGATTTGCTAATTTGCAAAAATTTTCTAGTGCAGTGCGATTGCCAATTTCTGTTATTACGATTTTTTCTTTGATGCTTGGGATAGGGTCAGCATTTTTAAATCCTTCTAATTTATTTTATGTTGATAATGCTGTTTTGAAATTGATTTTAGGTCTTATTAGAAGTGCCAGTAATATTGTTATATTAAATATTCCTTTATTTTTTGTTGTAGGTATTACTGTTGGTGTTGCTAGAGTGCAAAAAGGTACTGCTGCGCTTTTAGGCCTTGTTGGATATTTGATTTTTAACGTTACTGAGAATTATTTTCTTGGGGTATTTTCAGGATTAGCTGAACCTGATTTGATGTCTTCTGTTGGACAAGTTAAAGTTTTAGGAATTCAAACTTTAAACACAGGTATTTTGGGTGGTTTATCGGTTGGGCTTTTAGTTGGTTATTTACATAATAGATTTTGTAACATTGAATTGCCAGGACCTTTTGATTTTTTTTCTGGAATTAGATTTGTTCCTATAGTGATTTTTCCCTTTTCTATTTTATTGGGAGTAATATTTTTTTTAATTTGGCCTTATCTTAATGAACTTATCACTTCTTTTGGATTTTTTATTGCTAAGTTAGATTATTATGGTAGTTTTTTTTATGGATTTTTGAACAGAATACTCATTCCTCTGGGACTTCATTCTATTTTGACATTTCCTTTTAATTTTACTTCTTTGGGAGGATCTGAAATAATTAATGATCAGGTTATTGGTGGTATTCAGAATATATTTTATGCTCAATTGTCAGATCCATATCTTACAAGATTTTCTTCAAGTATTTCTAGATTCAATAGTGGATTTTATCTTTCTATTATGTTTGGACTTCCTGGGGCAGCCTTTGGAGTTTATAGAGGAATTATTCATGATGATAAGCGTAAGATCTTAACATTGTTATTTTCAGGGGCTTTTGCGGCTTTTTTTACGGGAATTACAGAACCTTTAGAGTTTTTATTTGTTTTTACAGCGCCTTTACTTTATTTTGTGCATGCTATCTATACTGGATTTGCATTGTTAATTGCTAATATATTTGATATTTCAGTTGGTATGACTTTTTCTGCTGGATTTTTGGATTTTGTTATGTTTGGGGTATTACAAGGGCATGATAAGACAAATTGGTTATATTTATTACCATTAGGTTTGTTATTTTTTGCTTTGTATTATTTTACTTTTAAATGGATTTATAATTATTTTGATTTTCAGATTCTTGGTGTTGGAGAGCCGTTTTTTGTTGGAAGTGAAGGTGAAGTTGAAGGGATGGGGATTGCTCATTTAGTAGTGCAAGGACTTGGAGGTCTTGATAATATTCAAGAATTTGATGTTGTATCGACAAATTTAAACTTTGTGGTTTTCAGTCCAGAACTTAGGTTTGAAGATTTTCTTAAAAAAACAGGTGCTTTGAATATTGTTACAATTGGTAATACAATTCAAATTGATTATGGAACAAATGTTTATTATATAAAACAGGCTATTGAAAATTATTCTCCCAAAAGTCTTTTTAAAGCCAGCGTTATTGTTGCATCTGATAATGTAAGACAAGGAATTAAAGCATATATTGAGATGAAAGAAGATGATAAGCGTGAAAAACAAGGATCAACAGGGAAGCTTTATAAACTTAATAAAGATGATAAGGATTAA